The following are from one region of the Natrinema sp. HArc-T2 genome:
- a CDS encoding DEAD/DEAH box helicase yields the protein MTDERSSAASDEQRSDSHDSARDATADASAKSDENEGGEAFTIADFHDASQQAGRPVLTAAAVSRALEIPHEAASDRLETLAESGSLERLSVSTDPVVWYPSELEDLTDRERVVVFPKRREIIVDRPDQFTRAQLSQFAHLADANGEDGYRYVVRPEDVWSTPHDSFEDLARTMRQALGQRSEKLEEWVESQWDRAHQFRLVTHEEGYTMLEAQTPEIMGNVARQKLDEEHVHAPISETEDWVREGSEAAIKRILYEAGYPVQDHRELASGEELPIELGVRLRDYQQNWVDRFAEAGEGVFVGPPGSGKTVAAMGAMAHVEGETLVLVPSRDLAQQWADAIVEYTSLEAHQIGQYHGGRKEVRPVTIATYQIAGMDRHRSLFDDREWGLVIFDECQHVPSDVYRRSTHLQSKHRLGLSASPIREDDRQTEIFTLVGPPIGTDWEALFEAGFVAEPELEIRYVPWGDDEQANAYGSADGREKYRIAAKNRGKIDEVRYLLSAHPDAKAIVFVDYLEQGRELSDALETPFLSGETPHYERQRLLEEFRRNERDLLIISRVGDEGIDLPTADLAIVASGLGGSRRQGTQRAGRTMRPAGGALVYVLATRGTREEDFARKQLQHLGRKGMTIREQTVERNED from the coding sequence GTGACTGACGAACGTTCTTCGGCGGCTTCCGACGAGCAGCGAAGCGACTCTCACGACTCGGCCAGGGACGCGACGGCCGACGCCAGCGCGAAGTCCGACGAGAACGAGGGGGGCGAGGCGTTCACCATCGCCGACTTCCACGACGCCAGCCAGCAGGCCGGTCGACCGGTGCTCACCGCGGCAGCCGTCTCCCGTGCCCTCGAGATTCCCCACGAAGCAGCCAGCGACCGACTCGAGACGCTCGCCGAGTCGGGCTCGCTTGAGCGACTCTCCGTGTCCACGGACCCCGTCGTCTGGTATCCCAGCGAACTCGAGGATCTGACGGATCGCGAGCGCGTCGTTGTCTTCCCGAAACGCCGCGAGATCATCGTCGACCGACCGGACCAGTTTACCCGCGCGCAACTCTCCCAGTTCGCCCACCTCGCGGATGCCAACGGCGAGGACGGCTATCGCTACGTCGTCCGCCCGGAAGACGTCTGGAGTACGCCCCACGATAGTTTCGAGGATCTGGCACGGACGATGCGTCAGGCGCTCGGCCAGCGCTCCGAGAAACTCGAGGAGTGGGTCGAAAGCCAGTGGGACCGGGCCCACCAGTTCCGGCTCGTGACCCACGAGGAGGGGTATACCATGCTCGAGGCCCAGACGCCCGAGATTATGGGCAACGTCGCCCGGCAGAAACTCGACGAGGAACACGTCCACGCGCCGATCTCGGAGACGGAAGACTGGGTCCGCGAGGGCTCGGAAGCTGCGATCAAGCGAATCCTCTACGAAGCCGGCTATCCGGTCCAGGACCACCGCGAACTCGCCTCCGGAGAGGAGCTACCGATCGAACTGGGGGTTCGACTGCGCGACTACCAGCAGAACTGGGTCGACCGATTCGCCGAGGCCGGCGAGGGCGTCTTCGTCGGCCCACCGGGTAGCGGGAAGACAGTGGCCGCGATGGGCGCGATGGCCCACGTCGAGGGCGAAACCCTCGTCCTCGTGCCGAGTCGCGACCTCGCCCAGCAGTGGGCCGACGCGATCGTCGAGTACACCTCGCTCGAGGCCCACCAGATCGGCCAGTACCACGGCGGTCGCAAGGAGGTCCGCCCGGTGACGATCGCGACTTACCAGATCGCGGGGATGGATCGCCACCGCTCGCTCTTTGACGACCGCGAGTGGGGGCTGGTGATCTTCGACGAGTGCCAGCACGTCCCCTCGGACGTGTATCGACGGAGTACGCACTTACAGTCAAAGCACCGCCTGGGGCTTTCCGCCAGTCCCATCCGCGAGGACGACCGCCAGACCGAGATCTTCACGCTCGTCGGCCCACCGATCGGGACCGACTGGGAGGCGCTGTTCGAGGCCGGCTTCGTCGCCGAACCCGAACTCGAGATCCGCTACGTGCCGTGGGGCGACGACGAACAGGCCAACGCCTACGGTTCGGCCGACGGTCGCGAGAAGTACCGCATCGCGGCGAAGAATCGCGGGAAGATCGACGAGGTACGATACCTGCTGTCGGCACACCCCGACGCGAAGGCCATCGTCTTCGTGGACTATCTCGAGCAGGGCCGTGAGCTTTCCGACGCGCTCGAGACCCCCTTCCTCAGCGGCGAGACGCCCCACTACGAACGACAACGGCTGCTCGAGGAGTTCCGACGGAACGAGCGCGATCTGCTGATCATCTCGCGGGTCGGCGACGAAGGGATCGACCTGCCGACGGCCGACCTGGCGATCGTCGCCTCCGGGCTGGGCGGCTCGCGTCGACAGGGAACCCAGCGGGCGGGCCGGACGATGCGGCCAGCCGGCGGTGCACTCGTCTACGTGCTCGCGACGCGGGGCACGCGCGAGGAAGATTTCGCGCGAAAACAGCTTCAGCACCTCGGTCGCAAGGGGATGACGATCCGCGAGCAGACGGTCGAGCGAAACGAGGACTGA
- a CDS encoding transcription initiation factor IIB family protein — MTRSIIEHASNESQSEAVEVDRCPDCETETIVHDPDRGERVCEECGLVLTEDPIDYGPEWRAFNAQEHDDLSRVGAPLTQSMHDRGLTTTIDWRNKDANGHSMSADKHGQLHRLRVWQERIRTKNAGERNLKYALSEIDRMVSALGVPKPVKETASVIYRQALEQDLIRGRSIEGVATSALYTACRKEGIPRSLEEVTSVSRVDQREIGRTYRYIADELDINLEPTNPRQFVPRFCSELDVGKNVETKAIEIIDRTTDQGLHSGKSPTGFAAAAIYAAGLLCDETIPQRAVAETAQTTVVTVRNRYREQLEAIDQQPAT; from the coding sequence ATGACGCGGTCTATTATCGAACACGCCAGCAACGAATCGCAGTCGGAGGCGGTCGAGGTCGACCGCTGTCCCGATTGCGAGACCGAGACGATCGTCCACGATCCGGACCGCGGCGAGCGGGTCTGTGAGGAATGTGGCCTCGTCCTTACGGAGGATCCCATCGATTACGGCCCGGAATGGCGGGCATTCAACGCACAGGAACACGACGACCTCTCGCGGGTCGGCGCACCGCTGACCCAGTCGATGCACGACCGGGGACTGACCACGACCATCGACTGGCGCAACAAGGACGCCAACGGCCACTCGATGTCCGCGGACAAACATGGCCAACTCCATCGGCTGCGCGTCTGGCAAGAACGAATCCGAACGAAAAACGCAGGCGAACGCAACCTCAAATACGCCCTCTCCGAGATCGACCGGATGGTAAGCGCGTTAGGCGTCCCGAAGCCGGTCAAAGAGACGGCAAGCGTCATCTACAGACAGGCACTCGAGCAAGACCTCATCCGCGGACGCTCGATCGAGGGCGTCGCGACCAGTGCGCTTTACACCGCCTGTCGTAAGGAGGGAATTCCCCGCAGTCTCGAGGAAGTAACGTCCGTTTCACGCGTCGACCAGCGCGAGATCGGTCGCACCTATCGGTACATCGCGGACGAATTGGACATTAATTTGGAGCCGACGAACCCCCGACAGTTCGTCCCACGGTTCTGTTCGGAGCTGGATGTCGGCAAGAACGTCGAGACCAAGGCCATCGAGATCATCGACCGGACGACCGACCAGGGGCTACACTCGGGCAAATCACCGACGGGCTTCGCCGCCGCGGCCATCTACGCCGCCGGCCTGCTCTGTGACGAGACGATCCCACAGCGAGCGGTCGCCGAGACCGCCCAGACGACCGTCGTCACCGTCCGCAACCGGTATCGCGAGCAACTCGAGGCGATCGACCAGCAGCCGGCTACATGA